The genomic interval CGTGGGGCAAAAACCGCTCCACCAACGCCGCCCGACTAGCCACCAAGGTGGGATAGGGGCGGCGGCTGTAGTTTTGCCCAACCTGGAGGGGAAAAGGCGATTGGCGATCGAGGGGAATCCAGTTCGCGCCAGCAGCTTGAGCGATCGCCCACACCGCCGCAATGTCCCAGATTTTCGGCGTCGCTTCCACACCGCCCAGGGCCGTCCCCGTCGCCACCGTCAGCACATTGTAGGTCGCCACGCCCAACATGCGAATTTTGCAGGGAAACGGCGACT from Candidatus Obscuribacterales bacterium carries:
- a CDS encoding inositol monophosphatase family protein, producing NFTRGVPLWGISLGLLYRGTPVFGYVYLPPIAQAFHGFWPGDSGLPMPQGAFLNHRSIHTSGAEPSNNQFFNLCARSTAVLKSPFPCKIRMLGVATYNVLTVATGTALGGVEATPKIWDIAAVWAIAQAAGANWIPLDRQSPFPLQVGQNYSRRPYPTLVASRAALVERFLPHVEFLGQG